One segment of Manihot esculenta cultivar AM560-2 chromosome 4, M.esculenta_v8, whole genome shotgun sequence DNA contains the following:
- the LOC110614184 gene encoding NADPH:quinone oxidoreductase, producing MAEAIQVIKVAALSGSLRKASFNTGLIRSAIELSKESVNGIQIEEIDISQLPLLNTDLIVNGNYPSAVEAFRQKILKADSVLFASPENNYSFSAPLKNAMDWASLPPNCWGDKAAAVVSAGGGFGGGRSHYHLRQIGVYLDLHFINKPELFLNAFQPPAKFDDDGNLIDAETKERLKEILVALRDFTLRLHK from the exons ATGGCAGAAGCTATTCAGGTTATCAAGGTTGCAGCCCTCAGTGGGTCTCTGCGCAAAGCTTCCTTCAATACAGGCCTCATCCGTTCTG CAATTGAGCTGAGCAAGGAGTCGGTGAATGGTATACAAATTGAGGAGATAGATATATCCCAGTTGCCATTGTTGAACACTGATCTTATAGTCAATGGAAATTATCCATCAGCTGTTGAAGCTTTTCGCCAGAAGATTCTCAAAGCTGACAGTGTTCTTTTCGCTTCTCCTGAAAACAATTACTCTTTTAGTG CACCTTTGAAGAACGCCATGGACTGGGCATCTCTACCACCAAACTGCTGGGGAGATAAGGCAGCCGCTGTAGTGAGTGCTGGAGGAGGCTTCGGTGGTGGGAGATCACATTACCATCTTCGCCAAATCGGAGTTTATCTGGATCTTCATTTCATAAATAAACCTGAACTTTTCTTGAATGCATTTCAACCTCCTGCAAAGTTTGATGATGATGGAAACTTGATCGATGCTGAGACCAAAGAGAGGTTGAAAGAAATTCTGGTTGCCCTGCGTGACTTCACCCTGCGACTTCACAAgtag
- the LOC110612509 gene encoding NADPH:quinone oxidoreductase codes for MAAAVPVIKIAALSGSLRKASFNSGLIRSAIELSKESVNGIQIEEIDISQLPLLNADLIVDGTYPPVVEAFRQKIIKADSVLFASPENNYSLSAPLKNAMDWASLPPNCWGDKTAAVVSAGGGFGGGRSHYHLRQIGVYLDLHFINKPEFFLNAFQSPAKFDDDGNLIDAETKERLKEILVALRDFTLRLHK; via the exons ATGGCAGCAGCTGTTCCGGTGATCAAGATTGCAGCCCTTAGTGGGTCTCTCCGCAAAGCTTCCTTCAATTCAGGCCTCATCCGTTCTG CAATTGAGCTTAGCAAGGAGTCTGTGAATGGCATACAAATTGAGGAGATAGATATATCCCAGTTGCCATTGCTGAACGCTGATCTCATTGTCGATGGAACTTATCCACCAGTTGTTGAAGCTTTTCGCCAAAAGATTATCAAAGCTGATAGTGTTCTTTTCGCTTCTCCCGAGAACAATTACTCTCTTAGTG CACCTTTGAAGAACGCCATGGACTGGGCATCTCTACCACCAAACTGTTGGGGAGATAAGACAGCTGCTGTAGTGAGTGCTGGAGGAGGCTTCGGTGGTGGGAGATCACATTACCATCTTCGCCAAATCGGAGTTTATCTAGATCTTCATTTCATAAACAAACCTGAATTTTTCTTGAATGCATTCCAGTCTCCTGCAAAGTTTGATGATGATGGAAACTTGATCGATGCTGAGACCAAGGAGAGGTTGAAAGAAATTCTGGTTGCCCTGCGTGACTTCACCTTGCGACTTCACAAGTAG
- the LOC110613329 gene encoding phosphatidylinositol 4-phosphate 5-kinase 6, with protein MSKENGGFLKGWEATLRKSQAVIKKKSNFIFGTMLSAAVAHADDDDQSSTESLYNAEKVFPNGDFYTGQWLEGLPHGQGKYLWVDGCMYVGEWYKGRKMGKGKFSWPCGATYEGDFKSGYMDGKGTYTGSLVDSYRGCWVRNLRHGHGTKCYATGDSYEGDWRRGLQDGHGRYQWKNGNHYIGQWKNGAMSGNGTIIWSNGNRYEGLWEDGLPKGNGTFRWSDGSFYVGVWSKDPNEQNGTYYPSESMSGTSDWDPQEVFLKELSDCQISVCEKVSIYPSQKTLNLPGMDQGSVKPMKGNSEDGMSRRMSVDGRLSNYSLASMESNGVFSGDGEWRDGDEGFDDLDSRMHKLNLPPPKKQGETISKGHKNYELMLNLQLGIRHSVGRPGPAISLELKPSAFDPKEKVWTKFPPEGSKYTPPHQSSEFRWKDYCPVVFRTLRKLFNVDAADYMLSICGNDALRELSSPGKSGSFFYLTNDDRYMIKTMKKAEVKVLLRMLPAYYNHVRAFENTLVTKFYGLHCVKLAGPNQKKVRFVIMGNLFCEHSIHRRYDLKGSSHGRTTAKPESEIDPTTTLKDLDLNYIFRLHKVWFQDFCRQVDKDCDFLEQERIMDYSLLIGVHFREASSYKDALTPPRTSGVTPSALRTPTGLRTPGNVDTDSDFAAVPRLSKVDMDKLIFDPTRWPSIKLGINMPARAEKTIRRSDCEASLIGEATGELYEVILFFGIIDILQDYDISKKLEHAYKSMQYDPTSISAVDPKQYSKRFRDFILRIFVEDT; from the exons ATGAGCAAAGAGAATGGGGGTTTTCTGAAGGGCTGGGAAGCAACACTAAGAAAATCACAAGCTGTTATAAAGAAAAAATCCAACTTCATCTTTGGTACCATGTTATCAGCAGCAGTAGCTCATGCAGATGATGATGATCAATCTAGCACCGAGTCTTTGTACAATGCAGAGAAAGTTTTTCCCAATGGTGATTTCTACACTGGCCAATGGCTTGAAGGTCTCCCTCATGGCCAAGGCAAATACCTGTGGGTAGATGGGTGCATGTATGTTGGTGAATGGTACAAAGGGAGGAAAATGGGGAAGGGTAAATTTAGTTGGCCCTGTGGTGCTACCTATGAAGGTGACTTCAAGTCTGGTTATATGGATGGCAAAGGGACATATACAGGTTCTTTAGTTGATTCTTATAGGGGTTGTTGGGTTAGGAATTTGAGACACGGACATGGCACAAAGTGTTATGCCACTGGAGATAGCTATGAAGGTGACTGGAGAAGAGGATTGCAAGATGGGCATGGAAGGTATCAATGGAAGAATGGAAATCATTACATTGGTCAATGGAAGAATGGGGCAATGAGTGGTAATGGAACTATAATTTGGAGTAATGGGAATAGATATGAAGGATTGTGGGAGGATGGGTTGCCTAAAGGAAATGGGACCTTTAGATGGTCAGATGGGAGTTTTTATGTGGGAGTTTGGAGTAAAGATCCTAATGAGCAAAATGGGACTTATTATCCATCTGAGTCTATGTCAGGGACTTCGGATTGGGATCCACAAGAAGTGTTTTTGAAGGAGTTGAGTGATTGCCAAATTTCTGTTTGTGAGAAGGTCTCAATTTACCCATCACAGAAGACCTTGAATTTGCCTGGGATGGATCAAGGGAGTGTTAAACCAATGAAAGGGAATAGTGAAGATGGAATGTCCAGGCGAATGTCCGTTGATGGCAGGTTAAGCAATTATAGTCTAGCTTCAATGGAGAGCAATGGTGTTTTTAGTGGTGATGGAGAGTGGAGGGATGGAGATGAAGGATTTGATGATTTAGATTCAAGAATGCACAAATTAAATTTACCGCCGCCGAAGAAGCAAGGGGAGACAATATCAAAAGGACATAAAAACTACGAGCTCATGCTCAATCTGCAGTTGGGAATCAG ACACTCAGTGGGGCGGCCTGGCCCAGCTATATCTCTTGAACTGAAGCCTTCAGCTTTTGATCCTAAGGAAAAAGTTTGGACTAAATTTCCACCAGAAGGGTCCAAGTACACTCCACCTCACCAGTCTAGTGAGTTCAGGTGGAAGGATTACTGCCCTGTTGTTTTCAG GACTCTTAGGAAATTGTTCAATGTGGATGCAGCTGATTACATGCTATCAATATGTGGGAATGATGCCCTTAGAGAGCTCTCATCCCCAGGCAAAAGTGGAAGCTTCTTTTACTTAACAAATGATGATCGTTACATGATAAAGACAATGAAGAAGGCAGAAGTAAAA GTCCTCTTAAGGATGCTGCCAGCTTACTACAATCATGTTCGTGCATTTGAGAACACTCTAGTAACCAAATTCTATGGTCTTCATTGTGTGAAATTAGCTGGTCCGAATCAGAAGAAG GTACGATTTGTCATAATGGGGAATTTGTTCTGCGAGCACAGCATCCATCGGCGTTATGACTTGAAAGGTTCTTCGCATGGTCGCACAACTGCTAAACCTGAATCAGAAATCGATCCAACAACAACACTCAAGGATCTTGATCTCAATTACATATTTCGATTGCACAAAGTTTGGTTCCAAGATTTTTGCAG GCAAGTGGACAAAGATTGTGACTTCCTTGAACAAGAGAGAATTATGGATTACAGTCTCTTGATTGGTGTCCATTTTCGCGAAGCTTCTTCATATAAGGATGCTCTGACACCACCTCGTACATCTGGAGTTACTCCTTCTGCCCTTCGTACTCCAACTGGACTTAGAACTCCTG GAAATGTAGACACTGATAGTGATTTTGCTGCAGTCCCTCGCCTTTCTAAAGTGGACATGGATAAGCTTATCTTTGACCCTACTAG GTGGCCGTCCATAAAACTGGGCATCAACATGCCAGCAAGGGCAGAAAAGACAATCAGAAGAAGTGATTGTGAAGCAAGTCTGATAGGCGAAGCAACTGGAGAATTGTATGAAGTCATTCTATTTTTTGGTATAATAGACATATTACAAGACTATGATATTAGCAAAAAGCTTGAACATGCATACAAATCAATGCAATACGACCCAACATCCATCTCTGCTGTTGATCCAAAGCAGTATTCGAAACGTTTTCGAGATTTCATTCTGAGAATTTTCGTAGAAGACACTTGA
- the LOC110613492 gene encoding protein SHI RELATED SEQUENCE 6 isoform X3, with product MLGLHNIFLITPPVQPPPPPSSSFHHPDQQPISVHEQCNILNNQDSWTTLKRYNLQESSRDALNIDGDNENCNTSSSVCRDCGNRAKKECEYRRCRTCCKSRGYDCAPHIKSTWVPAARRRGRHATDVGGSSGSSSGGGGGGDGNKRPRENVSATSNSFSTSNNNAAAFFSFDNASNCQDASFKQSLPSQVRAPAVFRCVRVTAISGGEAEVAYQAMVNISGHVFKGFLYDQGIDENNLNRDSTSPIVDPPDPYLASATHRVFQGNE from the exons ATGTTAGGCCTCCACAACATCTTCCTCATAACACCACCAGTacaaccaccaccaccaccttcttcttcttttcaccACCCTGACCAACAACCCATTTCCGTCCATGAACAGTGCAACATTTTAAACAATCAAGATTCTTGGACCACTCTTAAGAGATATAATCTGCAAGAATCAAGCAGAGATGCATTGAATATTGATGGGGATAACGAAAACTGTAATACATCTTCTAGTGTTTGCAGAGATTGTGGAAATAGAGCCAAAAAGGAGTGCGAGTACAGAAGGTGTAGGACTTGTTGCAAGAGTAGAGGCTATGATTGTGCCCCTCACATTAAAAGCACGTGGGTTCCTGCGGCCAGGCGGCGAGGGAGGCACGCTACTGATGTTGGTGGCTCTTCCGGCTCTTCTtccggtggtggtggtggtggtgatggTAATAAAAGGCCAAGAGAGAATGTGAGCGCTACATCTAATAGCTTTAGTACCTCTAATAACAATGCCGCTGCTTTTTTCAGTTTTGACAACGCCTCCAATTGCCAGG ATGCAAGCTTCAAGCAGTCCTTGCCAAGCCAAGTTCGAGCACCAGCAGTTTTCAGGTGCGTTAGAGTGACTGCCATTAGTGGTGGCGAAGCTGAGGTTGCATACCAGGCTATGGTGAACATAAGTGGCCATGTTTTCAAGGGTTTCCTCTATGATCAAGGAATTGATGAGAATAACTTAAATAGAGATTCCACTTCTCCAATTGTTGATCCACCAGATCCCTATCTAGCCTCTGCCACCCATAGAGTGTTTCAAG GTAATGAATGA
- the LOC110613492 gene encoding protein SHI RELATED SEQUENCE 6 isoform X2, with product MLGLHNIFLITPPVQPPPPPSSSFHHPDQQPISVHEQCNILNNQDSWTTLKRYNLQESSRDALNIDGDNENCNTSSSVCRDCGNRAKKECEYRRCRTCCKSRGYDCAPHIKSTWVPAARRRGRHATDVGGSSGSSSGGGGGGDGNKRPRENVSATSNSFSTSNNNAAAFFSFDNASNCQDASFKQSLPSQVRAPAVFRCVRVTAISGGEAEVAYQAMVNISGHVFKGFLYDQGIDENNLNRDSTSPIVDPPDPYLASATHRVFQAGNE from the exons ATGTTAGGCCTCCACAACATCTTCCTCATAACACCACCAGTacaaccaccaccaccaccttcttcttcttttcaccACCCTGACCAACAACCCATTTCCGTCCATGAACAGTGCAACATTTTAAACAATCAAGATTCTTGGACCACTCTTAAGAGATATAATCTGCAAGAATCAAGCAGAGATGCATTGAATATTGATGGGGATAACGAAAACTGTAATACATCTTCTAGTGTTTGCAGAGATTGTGGAAATAGAGCCAAAAAGGAGTGCGAGTACAGAAGGTGTAGGACTTGTTGCAAGAGTAGAGGCTATGATTGTGCCCCTCACATTAAAAGCACGTGGGTTCCTGCGGCCAGGCGGCGAGGGAGGCACGCTACTGATGTTGGTGGCTCTTCCGGCTCTTCTtccggtggtggtggtggtggtgatggTAATAAAAGGCCAAGAGAGAATGTGAGCGCTACATCTAATAGCTTTAGTACCTCTAATAACAATGCCGCTGCTTTTTTCAGTTTTGACAACGCCTCCAATTGCCAGG ATGCAAGCTTCAAGCAGTCCTTGCCAAGCCAAGTTCGAGCACCAGCAGTTTTCAGGTGCGTTAGAGTGACTGCCATTAGTGGTGGCGAAGCTGAGGTTGCATACCAGGCTATGGTGAACATAAGTGGCCATGTTTTCAAGGGTTTCCTCTATGATCAAGGAATTGATGAGAATAACTTAAATAGAGATTCCACTTCTCCAATTGTTGATCCACCAGATCCCTATCTAGCCTCTGCCACCCATAGAGTGTTTCAAG CAGGTAATGAATGA
- the LOC110613492 gene encoding protein SHI RELATED SEQUENCE 6 isoform X1, whose amino-acid sequence MLGLHNIFLITPPVQPPPPPSSSFHHPDQQPISVHEQCNILNNQDSWTTLKRYNLQESSRDALNIDGDNENCNTSSSVCRDCGNRAKKECEYRRCRTCCKSRGYDCAPHIKSTWVPAARRRGRHATDVGGSSGSSSGGGGGGDGNKRPRENVSATSNSFSTSNNNAAAFFSFDNASNCQDASFKQSLPSQVRAPAVFRCVRVTAISGGEAEVAYQAMVNISGHVFKGFLYDQGIDENNLNRDSTSPIVDPPDPYLASATHRVFQGIACLTFG is encoded by the exons ATGTTAGGCCTCCACAACATCTTCCTCATAACACCACCAGTacaaccaccaccaccaccttcttcttcttttcaccACCCTGACCAACAACCCATTTCCGTCCATGAACAGTGCAACATTTTAAACAATCAAGATTCTTGGACCACTCTTAAGAGATATAATCTGCAAGAATCAAGCAGAGATGCATTGAATATTGATGGGGATAACGAAAACTGTAATACATCTTCTAGTGTTTGCAGAGATTGTGGAAATAGAGCCAAAAAGGAGTGCGAGTACAGAAGGTGTAGGACTTGTTGCAAGAGTAGAGGCTATGATTGTGCCCCTCACATTAAAAGCACGTGGGTTCCTGCGGCCAGGCGGCGAGGGAGGCACGCTACTGATGTTGGTGGCTCTTCCGGCTCTTCTtccggtggtggtggtggtggtgatggTAATAAAAGGCCAAGAGAGAATGTGAGCGCTACATCTAATAGCTTTAGTACCTCTAATAACAATGCCGCTGCTTTTTTCAGTTTTGACAACGCCTCCAATTGCCAGG ATGCAAGCTTCAAGCAGTCCTTGCCAAGCCAAGTTCGAGCACCAGCAGTTTTCAGGTGCGTTAGAGTGACTGCCATTAGTGGTGGCGAAGCTGAGGTTGCATACCAGGCTATGGTGAACATAAGTGGCCATGTTTTCAAGGGTTTCCTCTATGATCAAGGAATTGATGAGAATAACTTAAATAGAGATTCCACTTCTCCAATTGTTGATCCACCAGATCCCTATCTAGCCTCTGCCACCCATAGAGTGTTTCAAGGTATAgcttgtttaacttttgggtaA
- the LOC110613491 gene encoding protein LONG AFTER FAR-RED 3: MNLSIIVSASIVLLLSIFLLPLPSFDLLKQWLHFGLRTSSTSISRELMADLIVRNGIIFTSDASLPFADSMAVLNGRILSVGNFSSLQNLADDSTRVLDLEGKVVVPGFIDSHVHLIFGGLQMMRVELRGLNGKDEFVRRVREAVTNLKEGSWVLGDGWNNELWGGELPVASWIDDVTPKNPVWLTRMDGHMALANSVALKLAGISSLSEDPDGGSIMRSANGEPTGLLIDAAMKLIFPWIPEVSVDERREAMLIASNLALIRGVTTVVDFGRYLPGSSVEHSWEDLSDVYQWADYLGKMRIRVCLFFPMETWARLFDLVTKAGRTLSGWIYLGGVKAFADGSLGSNSALFYEPYIDEPHNYGLQVTDDERLFNMTVASDKAGHQVAIHAIGDRANDMVLDMYQSVVSTNGKRDRRFRIEHAQHLTRGAIPRFGEQGIIASVQPDHLLDDADSARKKLGMDRADGGSYKFQSLLASNAQLALGSDWPVVHINPLRSIKTARKRIPPGWENAWIPSECLSLKDAIIAHTISAAYACFLENDVGSLSPGKLADFVVLSTSSWDEFETEGSASVEATYVAGAQAYP; this comes from the exons ATGAATCTTTCCATTATCGTCTCTGCTTCCATCGTTCTCCTTCTTTCCATTTTCTTGCTTCCACTTCCTTCCTTTGACTTACTCAAAC AATGGTTACATTTCGGATTGAGAACATCATCGACATCAATATCCAGAGAGTTAATGGCGGATTTAATAGTGCGAAATGGGATTATTTTCACCAGCGATGCTTCTTTGCCTTTCGCAGATTCTATGGCTGTGCTAAACGGTAGAATTCTCAGTGTTGGCAACTTTTCATCTCTTCAG AATTTGGCTGATGATAGCACCAGAGTGTTGGATCTTGAAGGAAAAGTAGTGGTTCCTGGATTTATTGATTCGCATGTCCATTTGATTTTTGGTGGGCTGCAG ATGATGCGCGTGGAGTTACGAGGCCTAAATGGAAAAGATGAATTTGTGAGAAGGGTCAGAGAAGCTGTAACAA ATTTGAAAGAAGGTTCCTGGGTGTTGGGTGATGGATGGAACAATGAGCTATGGGGAGGAGAATTACCAGTAGCTTCCTGGATAGATGATGTAACACCAAAAAATCCT GTTTGGCTAACTAGGATGGATGGTCATATGGCTTTGGCTAACTCAGTGGCACTGAAGTTAGCTGGAATTAGTAGTTTATCAGAAGATCCAGATGGTGGAAGCATTATGAGATCTGCTAATGGAG AACCTACTGGATTGTTAATTGATGCTGCAATGAAACTCATTTTCCCCTGGATCCCAGAGGTCTCAGTAGATGAAAGAAGAGAGGCTATGCTCATAGCTAGCAATCTTGCCCTGATAAGGGGGGTGACAACTGTTGTTGATTTTGGAAGATACCTTCCTGGATCATCGGTAGAGCATTCGTGGGAGGATCTTTCAG ATGTATATCAATGGGCTGACTATTTAGGCAAGATGAGGATCAGGGTTTGCTTATTTTTCCCAATGGAAACATGGGCACGCCTATTT GATCTTGTTACAAAAGCAGGTCGTACTCTGAGTGGTTGGATTTATTTAGGTGGCGTTAAGGCTTTTGCCGATGGATCTTTAGGTTCCAATAGTGCGCTTTTTTATGAG CCTTATATTGATGAGCCTCACAACTATGGCTTACAAGTCACAGATGACGAAAGACTTTTCAACATGACTGTGGCCTCAGATAAAGCTGGACATCAG gtGGCAATTCATGCCATAGGGGACAGAGCAAATGATATGGTCCTGGACATGTACCAATCAGTAGTTTCCACAAATGGAAAAAGGGATAGAAGATTCCGG ATTGAGCATGCCCAGCACTTGACACGTGGAGCAATTCCTCGGTTTGGTGAGCAAGGGATCATTGCTTCTGTACAG CCTGATCACCTACTGGATGATGCTGATTCTGCAAGGAAAAAGCTTGGTATGGATAGGGCTGATGGGGGATCTTACAAATTTCAGTCGCTTCTAGCTAGCAATGCTCAGTTGGCGTTAGGCTCTGACTGGCCA GTTGTACATATCAATCCTCTGAGAAGCATCAAGACTGCAAGGAAAAGAATACCTCCTGGTTGGGAAAATGCTTGGATTCCATCAGAGTGCCTTTCCCTAAAAGATGCAATAATTGC GCACACTATTTCAGCTGCCTATGCATGCTTTCTGGAAAATGATGTGGGATCTTTGTCTCCTGGTAAGCTAGCAGACTTTGTCGTACTATCCACCAGTTCCTGGGATGAATTTGAAACAGAGGGCTCTGCTTCGGTCGAGGCGACATATGTAGCTGGTGCACAGGCCTATCCCTGA